In Paludibacter propionicigenes WB4, the genomic window ATCCCGAGGGTCCCATAATGGCAATAAATTCACCTTCGGCTACGTGTAATGAAACTCCGTTCAATGCCACTGTTTCAATTTCTTCCGTGCGGAAGCTCTTTTGTAAATCATTAATCTTTATCATAATGTTTCGAATTTCAGCCCCCTAAATCCCCCCAAGGGGGACTTTTGACGAGCAAGTTGTTATTGTTATATATAATTTTTGTTCAGTTAGATTTTTTTCTTTAACTCCCCCTTCGGGGGAGTTAGGGGGCTTTATTCATTTTTTATTGCATCTACCGGGTTGGCTGTGGCTGCTTTGTGGCTTTGCCAACTGACGGTTATCACGGTAATGACAAATACGAGTAATCCGGCAAGCAGGAATATCCACCAATAAACGGATGTTTTATAAGCAAACTGTTGTAACCATCGATGCACGATGTAGTACGATAATGGTACTGCCAGCGCAAAGGCAATAACCAACTGAATCAATATAGAGCGGTTAAGCATCAGCATGATTTCTTTTACCGAAGCTCCGTTTACTTTCCGGAGGGCAATCTCTTTGGACTTGTAACGGGCATTGAATACAATGAGTCCGTAAACACCCATGATGGCAATGATGATAATAACTACTCCGAAAATGGAGATTAGCTTGGAAAGATTACTCTCGTTTTTATATAAATCGTTGATTGATTTGTCTAAGAATTTAATATCAAAATCTTCGTCGCTGTATTTCTCCCAGGTTTTTTTGATATAGTTGATTGTAGAGGATGTTTCCGTTCCTGAAATCTTTATAATTACCCATTGCATTTGTCTGTCATTCAATATAGCAAATGCCATGGGTTGAATGGAGTCTTTTAATGAACTATAATTGACATTCTCTGCAATTCCGACAATCGATAATTTAGCATTAAAGCCTTCAAAGTCTTTACCAAGAATCTGTTTTAAAGAATTGTTTTTTAGGAATTGCCGATTAAAAATAATACCGTGCTTTGCTCCTGTGCTATCAGAGTTTTGAAAGTCCCGACCTTCTCTGATCTTTACACCAAAGAATCGAAGAAAATTGGGGTATACCGGCCAAATTACTGCAGATACCTGTTTCCCTTCAAAATCCCGCCCCCATGTCATACCCACTTCACCGGGGATAAAATAAGATGCTGTATAATCGAGTATCCGTGGATCTTTTTTTAATTCTTCACCAAATGCAATTATAGAGGTTTTAATTTGTTGACATGGTAAGTAAACAATGTTTTCCTTTTGCATACCCCACTCATAATTTTTCATATAGTCGTGTTGCGTTTTGATGAAAACGGAAACAATTATCAGCGTAATGGCAGATACAAATTGGATTGTGATAAGGGTATTTCGCAGCTTGACACTTTTTCCCGACAAAGAGAAAGAACCACTCAGCGCAATTGCCGGTTGGAAGGAAGTGATATATCGAGCAGGATATAAACCGAATAAGAATCCAAAGATAAGAGATAAACCCCCAATAATACTGAGGAGTATCCAGTTCTTTTGTAATGATAAGTCTGCTGAAAAGTATTCGTAGATGGAGCTTTGCTTTAAAAATGAAATGATGAATATCGAAATGATAAATGCCAGCATTGAGAAAAACGGACCCTCGGCTGCAACTATATATCTTAATGTCCTGGAATTAGCCCCAAGAATTTTTTGAATATTTAATCCCCGCACCCGGGCCGGAGCCATGGCAATGGAAAAATTCAGAAAATTGATATAGGCAATAATCAATGTAAGAATACCAATGGCTAACAGTGATAAGGTAGTAGTGATACTCCCTGTTCCATCAGATTTTAGAGAATCAAAGTGCATACTTGTCAAATCCTGAAACTCAGCTTTCACTTTCACTTCGTCTTTGGGATTATTGAACCTTTGTGATATCAGTTCTCCATACTTTTTCTTCCCATTGATTTTTGCGATCAGTTTATTCACATCACGAGGAAGTATCTCAAAATAGCCTTTATAGTTGTAATTGCTGGGGTCGTCATCGGGCAAATACACAAAAATGTCATTGGACAATGAGCTGTTCTTAGGAAAATCTTTGAATACAGCCACGATGGTAAGTGGAGCTTTATCGTAGTGGAAGAAAACCGTTTTTCCTATAGGGTTGGCATTTCCGAAAAACTTGTGTGCTGTATTTTCCGAAATCATTGCCTTCCCTTTTTGTGTCAAAGCCTGTCGGGGATCTCCGGCAAGTATCTTCGGAGTAAATACGTCCAGCAGGCCAATGGTTGCATCGTTTACGGTAGCCGTAAATTTTTGTTTGCTTCCAGTTTTATTTATTACATCGAATGTTTCATTGCGAATAAAACGAATTAAACAATAACTTTTTATCTCCGGAAATACCTCTGACATTTCTTTGGCCATAGGAGTAGTCATGGTGATGCCCCGATTGTTGTCACTATATAGTTGAACTAATTGGTAAATATTAGCCGATTTATTGTAGCTTCTGTCGTAGTTATAATCGTAATACACTTGTATTAAACAGACAATAAACACCGCAAAAGCCACCGAAAGACCCAGAATATTCAGGATGCTTGAAGTTTTGAATCGTTTAAGTACAAAGAAGAAATTTCGAAATATTGCTTTCATATTTTATTATTTTGTTACTTGTCGCGTGGAATTCGCAATAAACATGGTCTTATGGTTTAAACCTGCTTTATGCTCGTTTCATATTTTATAATTTACCGCTCACCGCTTACTGCTTACCGTTTAGTCTCTCTTTATGGCATCCACCGGATTTTGAACGGCTGTGCGGTATGAGTTCATACTGACTACGGATAGAATGATAACTAATACGGCTATTCCACATCCTAAAAAGATAAAAAGTGACAGACTGGTTTTCTGAGCAAAGTTTTCCATCCACTTTTCGGCGGCAAGGGCTGCCAATAACTCCCCGATGACCAGTGCCGGAATG contains:
- a CDS encoding ABC transporter permease, which encodes MKAIFRNFFFVLKRFKTSSILNILGLSVAFAVFIVCLIQVYYDYNYDRSYNKSANIYQLVQLYSDNNRGITMTTPMAKEMSEVFPEIKSYCLIRFIRNETFDVINKTGSKQKFTATVNDATIGLLDVFTPKILAGDPRQALTQKGKAMISENTAHKFFGNANPIGKTVFFHYDKAPLTIVAVFKDFPKNSSLSNDIFVYLPDDDPSNYNYKGYFEILPRDVNKLIAKINGKKKYGELISQRFNNPKDEVKVKAEFQDLTSMHFDSLKSDGTGSITTTLSLLAIGILTLIIAYINFLNFSIAMAPARVRGLNIQKILGANSRTLRYIVAAEGPFFSMLAFIISIFIISFLKQSSIYEYFSADLSLQKNWILLSIIGGLSLIFGFLFGLYPARYITSFQPAIALSGSFSLSGKSVKLRNTLITIQFVSAITLIIVSVFIKTQHDYMKNYEWGMQKENIVYLPCQQIKTSIIAFGEELKKDPRILDYTASYFIPGEVGMTWGRDFEGKQVSAVIWPVYPNFLRFFGVKIREGRDFQNSDSTGAKHGIIFNRQFLKNNSLKQILGKDFEGFNAKLSIVGIAENVNYSSLKDSIQPMAFAILNDRQMQWVIIKISGTETSSTINYIKKTWEKYSDEDFDIKFLDKSINDLYKNESNLSKLISIFGVVIIIIAIMGVYGLIVFNARYKSKEIALRKVNGASVKEIMLMLNRSILIQLVIAFALAVPLSYYIVHRWLQQFAYKTSVYWWIFLLAGLLVFVITVITVSWQSHKAATANPVDAIKNE